The Brachypodium distachyon strain Bd21 chromosome 4, Brachypodium_distachyon_v3.0, whole genome shotgun sequence nucleotide sequence CAATTGtacatcttcatcttcttggTCGTCTGAATCCCACTGATCTATTCCAGTGTTCATGGGATCAATATCTGTGTCCGTATTCATGTAGCTCTCGTTGTCAAGTTGAATAGAAATCACCCTTCCCACCATGCTATGTTGATCTAGAGAAGCATCTGATTCCTCAGCATAGTCACCAAAACTGATATTTGATTCATGATCGTCAAACACAGAATCAGCATAATTGAGGCCATCACTCTCATCATCTGAAGCATGCCACCTTTGGGATTGGTTCGGTGTAGAATTATAAGACATCAGCTGGCGCAAAACTGTTGGAGAATCAATATCTGCTTCATGGCCTTGTCTAGCTAAATTGATCAAATGGGAGAACTGCTGTGAGAATGCATCCTCACTAGATCCAAGACTTGCAGTCCTGGATCTCCGCCTTCTGTGTCGTCTCTGCTGATTAGTGCTGCTGGTTGTAACATCTGTTTCATTGTCATTAAGCACAGTCGCCTTGCACTCCCTGCATATGGCTAAAGCTTCAAAGCTATTGGTCACCTCAGTATCCAAAGTAAAAGGTCTTGTGCAAACAAGGCACTGAGCATCCGGTTGGCTGGCAAGGAGCTCATAGTCGCTCGATTGTGCCTGATTGCCAGACATGGGAATCTTGTACTAGTCAATCTGAACACACTGAGATGTGCAAGCAGATCAGGTGCTCATCATATACATCGTTGAGCGTGTTACAAAAGATCTTCCCAGGTGTCAACCTGCCAAAGGAAAGCAAGCGGTTGCTCCAGTTATTCCGCAACGAGAGGAAGAGACGTAATGTAGCATGTCCTAAACCAGATGGCTATATATGAGAATTACAGAGATCTGATCAAACCTGATAAGCATCTCCGAAAATAGCTCGTAACAACTAATGAATAAAGTAACCACATGATAAAACTGAATCTAACTACTAAATGTTTACTTGGGTGGCTTATCCTTGCAAGAAGGAGATCACCAGCACAGCAACCACGCAAACCAAACAATTGGGACCCTTTCCAAATCATTTCCAGTCAGCCCCCTGCGCTTTCCTCATCGACATCCTCTAGACAGAAACCAAGCTGCTCATTCGAGTCAATCATGTAAATTATCTACTGAAATGCATGGGTTTCATTCACTTCCACCGAGGCCAGATCCCGTGCAGCAAAATGAAGCACCCACAAACCCGGGTAACCAATCAGAGGGTCCCAGATTAACCCCCACCCCTTCTAGCGCATGATAGACCGCCGCAAGAGATCCATCGACGCACGCAGAGACCCAACTAGAGACGAAGAGAAGAATTAACACTAGTCCCGCAGGCGCAGCGTAAGATCGCACGTACTCGCTCCGCTACCGGGTCTCCATTACAACGACGCGCCCAAATTAAGCAAAAAAGGAACAAATTTCACCATTTGCGATATATACATAAGAAGAAACGAACAGTCGAGGGATTCGAGGAAAATCACCTCGAAAATCtggggcaggaggaggaggagtgagCTTCTCTGGTAGGAGCAGCGATCTAGGTGAGAAATCGCGAATCGATTCGGCGGTCCTCCTGGGGAAACTCGCtcgagcggaggaggaagaagaagaagacgacgacgtcCGGAATTGGGGATTGGAGATTTGGGGAGGAGAGTTTTTAAacgttttttttaatttagttATGTTTACAACATTTTGGGCCTAGTGGGTACAGTATCTATCTCTGCACGGCCCATCTAGAATAAGCCTCCTGGCCCGGCCCGCTTTGGCCAGTAGAATTTTGCAGAGAGCCCCTGGAGATGATTTAATTCACAAGAATGTACTGTTGGCGCCTACTACCTGAAGAGCTTCCGGCCTCCACCACTCGCTCGTCGACGATGAGGGCAGCCATGGCGATGGCTGCCTCCGCCCCCGCTAGGCTTCTCCCGCGCGCCGTCTTCTCATCCCCGACCCCGAACCCCTCCAGCCCCAGCAAGCGCGTCGCTCCCAGCCCCAGGCTCAGGCGGCTCCCGCCGATCTCCGTCTCCATGGACCCGGCCCTCGTCGACCCGGCCCGCCTCCAGGCCCTCATGCTGGCCTGCGCCCACTCCTGCGCCGTCCGCCTCTCCCCGCTGGAATCCTCCGCGGCCACGCCGGAGCCCGTCGACATCCGCAAGCTCCGCACCGCACTGGCGCACAGCTTCCTCGTCGTGTCGGTGTTCTGCGCCGCCAGGTTCTTGGAGGATGAGGTGGAGGGTGATGGAGAAGGTAGGGAGGGCGGCCGGCGGTTCCTTGGGATTGATATGGATCttgggcggctcgggcggcgcgagGAGCAGCGGCTCGTCGGGTTCGGACGGGCCGTCTCCGACGTCGGGCTCACCGCCTCCGTCCATGACGTCGTGGTGAGACTTCTCCTCACGAATTACTGGTTCGTCGAATTGCCTGGGTGAGGCGCTCCTTGATTTTACCTTCGAAAATCATTGCTTTGCTGTTACTGATAACCTGACAGGGACTTCAGTATACGTTGTTACATTTCCTGCGAAAAGGCTAATTTTAGTGGGGGTTTTATGGCATTCTGTACACAGAAATTAGTACTTAGTAACTTAGCAGTGAGCCGGTTTCATTTAATAACCAAGACAAGATTAGAAAACGGTGACTTTGTTGCAAGAAACAGTAGCAGTCAAAATGTATGTCAGTGGGCTATCTTGATAGATTGATACGGGACTACTccctgatccataataagtgtcactgGTTTAGTACAaatatcggagggagtatttatgtTGGTGCCGATGTGTCAATATTGAACCACATTGTCCAAAACAAATCTAAGAATATGTACTGGGAAAATGGAATCGGCCTACTGCAAACTCTATCTAATGCTTGTATGACATGACTGAACTGAGTATAGTCCATTTTCGTTGAAACTTGTATTGAATTGAGCTGTGAAGGGAAGTTTTTCATAGACGTGTCTAATGCTTGCGTGACATGACTGAACTTAGTACGGGCCGGCCTATACTTGATAGGCTTGCTTTCATTATGCTTCTGCTTCTGTTACTCCTCAACAGTTAACCAAAGGTTATTGCTACATCATGTGTTCATATGACTATCTTCAGTGACTTACAGGTTCATCCGTCGCTGCAGAGGAGAGGAATTGGCAGAAAAATCCTTGAGAAAATTACAAGGTAGGTTTTGGTGGATTTCAAAGAGGCTTACTTGCATCGGTTGATTGCAACAGATGAAGAATAACATCCATGATCGTTTAAGTAAATTATGCAAGCTAGGAATAGCAAATCCATAAACACTTCTGTTCCTCTTGTGGACAATACATACAGACCCATGAATTGAAACGCAAAAAATCTTGTACACATTTGCGAAGAAACAACCAAGGGATGAGAAAGAAGTAAACAAAAGATGGATCCTGCCTTTTCAAATCTATTTGTTAATTGCTGAATTCTTTACAGGATATATTTTTTCCGCCAAACATAGTATCTCAGACACATGGCACATACTTGGACTGGTAACATTACCGTTGGTAGCAAAGAATGCCTAACCTAAAGATTATCTAGTGTGTttttaattgttttcatttgttATGTACAAACTTTATTATGACTGCAGTCTGTATAATAGAAAACTAATGATCAATGCAACTTTGAATCAACTAATGTTAGAAATTAGAATAACATGGCAATATGCCATATGAATTAC carries:
- the LOC100838827 gene encoding uncharacterized protein LOC100838827 isoform X2, translated to MRAAMAMAASAPARLLPRAVFSSPTPNPSSPSKRVAPSPRLRRLPPISVSMDPALVDPARLQALMLACAHSCAVRLSPLESSAATPEPVDIRKLRTALAHSFLVVSVFCAARFLEDEVEGDGEGREGGRRFLGIDMDLGRLGRREEQRLVGFGRAVSDVGLTASVHDVVVRLLLTNYCDLQVHPSLQRRGIGRKILEKITRVLHSRGIYDISALCTGKERPFFEACGFDDDAMGSTTMMYTRNMPK
- the LOC100838827 gene encoding acetyltransferase NSI isoform X3, translated to MRAAMAMAASAPARLLPRAVFSSPTPNPSSPSKRVAPSPRLRRLPPISVSMDPALVDPARLQALMLACAHSCAVRLSPLESSAATPEPVDIRKLRTALAHSFLVVSVFCAARFLEDEVEGDGEGREGGRRFLGIDMDLGRLGRREEQRLVGFGRAVSDVGLTASVHDVVVHPSLQRRGIGRKILEKITRVLHSRGIYDISALCTGKERPFFEACGFDDDAMGSTTMMYTRNMPK
- the LOC100838827 gene encoding uncharacterized protein LOC100838827 isoform X1, with the translated sequence MRAAMAMAASAPARLLPRAVFSSPTPNPSSPSKRVAPSPRLRRLPPISVSMDPALVDPARLQALMLACAHSCAVRLSPLESSAATPEPVDIRKLRTALAHSFLVVSVFCAARFLEDEVEGDGEGREGGRRFLGIDMDLGRLGRREEQRLVGFGRAVSDVGLTASVHDVVVRLLLTNYWFVELPGDLQVHPSLQRRGIGRKILEKITRVLHSRGIYDISALCTGKERPFFEACGFDDDAMGSTTMMYTRNMPK